From Flaviflexus ciconiae:
TACGATTGAGTATGCGAACTAGTCAGGTTGTGATCTGACAGCTGGACCGACCAGCACCACATGCAAAAGAGCAGGCGTTGAGTGCCACAGTCGTTTCCCAGACACTCGATCACTCCGTGGGGACGATCGTCGCTGTCCACCTCTCTTACCCGTCCCGTGCCGCCCAGCGCGGACGCACCCCGAAGGAAACGTCGTGCTTCCTGAAGGCCGCCTCCCGTCTGACCGGCCCCGGCGAGGTTGTTCGCCCCGAGGGTACCGAGCTGCTCGTCTTCGAAGCAGAGATTGCCCTCGTGATTGGCAAGGCTGGCCGCCACATCTCCGAAGAGGATGCCTGGTCGCACGTCGGCTGGGTGATCGCAGGTAACGACATGGGTCTGCTCGATTTCCGCGCCGCGGATAAGGGCTCGAATGTTCGCTCGAAGTCCGGTGATGGCATGACCCCCGTTGGTCCGCAGCTCATCGATGCAACCAAGGTCGATCCAGCAACGCTACGCATTAAGGCCACGGTTGATGGCAAGGTTGTTCAGGACGACTCCTCCTCCACCCTGCTGTTCAGCTTTTCCCACTTCATTGCGGACCTGTCCCTCTTCATGACTCTGGAGCCGGGCGACATTATCCTCACGGGAACGCCTGCCGGCTCTTCCGTTCTCCAGCCCGGCCAGACCGTCACCGTCGAGGTGTTCTCCGAGACCGATCCGTCGCTTACTTCCGGTGAGCTCACCACCACTGTTGTTGCCGGCCCGGCACTCGCTGACATTGGTTCGGCACCTGCTGCCGATGACAAGCAGCGGATTGATGAGTGGGGTTCGCCTGAAGAGGCCGGTCTTGAGCCCGAGTTTGAGCTGCCCCCGAACTGCGCGAGCGCCTCTTGAACGTTGCCGTTGCGACCCTGTCCTCGGTTCTTCGAAAGCACGGCTACGCCAATGTCTCCATTGACGGCGTGCACCCGATCGTTGTGGGCACGACGATTATTGGCACTGCCCGCACGCTTCGCTACGTTGCTCACCGTCCAGACCTGTTCAAGGCGAAGGGTGGCGGCTTCAACGCACAGAAGCGCGCCATCGACACCGTTAACGAGGGTGAAGTGCTGGTCATGGAGGCCCGGGGATGGGCGATGGCGGGAACGCTCGGTGACATTCTTGCTCTGCGTACCAGGGTGCGCGGCCCGGGCCGCCATGGTGTGTCGAACGTCTTCTACCTTTACCTGCGCGATCCGGACGGTCTCCGCGTCGAGATCTACACGTAGGACTACTACGCGGGCGACCCTGACAACTCGACCGTCACCTGGGATGTTTACGACAACCAGCGTCGTGACTGGTGGGGTAACCCCGTTGTGCCCTGTTGGTATACCGAGGCTTCTGCTGTTCTCGACCTTGACGGCGACGTGCAGCCGCTCCGCGAGCGCCTCGAAGCGAAGGAAATGGATGTCACCATCGGTGCCGACGGCTTCTCGCACACCCGCGAGGGTGACACGCTTGAGGGCTTCAAGCTCGGTGAGCAGGTGTAAGTCATGCCGACCACAGCACAGCCCGAGATTATTCTCGATGAAAAGAAGTCCGAGGACCGCAGGGTCGCCCTCGGCCTACGACTTGCTCCGCGGCCGTCCCGGAAGGACAGACATGCTAGACAGAACAGCGATCGACCAGATCGCCAGCGAGCTCGCCGAAGCTGACAGGACCCGCGAGCTCATTCCCCGAATGACGAAACGGTTCCCCGACGCCACGGTTGAGGACTCGTACGAGATCCAGGGAGTGTGGCGTGACCAGCAGATCGCTGCTGGGCGGCGCCTCGTCGGCCGAAAGATCGGCCTTACCTCGAAAGCCATGCAGGCGGCCACCGGAATCACCGAACCCGACTACGGCGTCATGTTCGATGACACGGTGTACGAGAATGGTTCGATCATCGACTACAACCGGTTCCTCAATGTCCGCATCGAAGTTGAACTTGCTTTCCTCCTGAAGGCCCCCTCGAGGGCCCACACTGCTCAATTTTTGACGTACTGCGAGCAACCGAATATGTTGTTCCCGCACTCGAGATCCTCAACTCGCACATCGAGCTTGAAGGCCGCACCATCGTTGACACAATCTCCGATAATGCCGCCTACGGCGGCATGGTGATCGGCGGCAATCCGACGAAACCGGATACCGTTGACCTGCGCTGGGTATCGGCCCTGCTTTACAAGAACGAAACGATTGAGGAAACGGGCGTTGCCGCCGGTGTCCTCAACCACCCGGCCACGGGCGTGGCCTGGCTGGCCAACAAGTTCCACCAGCACGGTTCCCGCCTCGAAGCGGGCGAACTTATCCTCGCAGGCTCGTTCACTCGACCCATGTGGGTGGAGCAGGGCGACAGCGTGCTGTGCGACTACGGCCCGTTGGGTCGGTGTCATGTCGGTTCGTCTAGAACTCCCGCCCACCTTCGGCCAGGTCCTTGCCAAATCCACTCGCTCCCAGGTGGGCATGTGGATCAGCTCGGGAAGCACCATTAACGCAAAAATATGCGCAGGAAGCGGGCCCGACTGGGTCCTCATCGACGGCGAACATTCCCCGCTGTCGCTCGAGTCAATCCAGGCCCAGCTGCAGGCCGTTGCACCCTACCCGGCAACCCCGGTGGTTCGGCTTCCCGTCAACGACACGGTCCTCATCAAGCAGTACCTGGACCTTGGTGCACAAAACCTCCTCATCCCCATGGTCAACACCGCTGACGAAGCGGCAAAGGCTGTAGCAGCCACCCGATATCCTCCCGAGGGTGTCCGCGGTGTGGGCTCGGCTCTTGCGCGAGCCGCGCGCTGGAACCGCGTCGAGAACTACCTGACAAAGTCGAACGACGAATACGTCTCCGTCATCGTCCAAATCGAATCTGCCCAGGCCGTCGAGAACGTCAAGGAGATCTGCGCAACCCCGGGCGTTGACGGCATCTTTATCGGCCCCTCCGATCTTGCCGCCTCCATGGGACTCATCGGTCAGCAGGCGCACCCCGATGTTGTCGCAAACATCAAGAAGACAATCGCGGCTGCCCGCGACGCTGGCATCCCCGTCGGCATCAACGCCTTCGACCCGAAGCTCGCACACGGCTACATCGATG
This genomic window contains:
- a CDS encoding fumarylacetoacetate hydrolase family protein, with translation MSATVVSQTLDHSVGTIVAVHLSYPSRAAQRGRTPKETSCFLKAASRLTGPGEVVRPEGTELLVFEAEIALVIGKAGRHISEEDAWSHVGWVIAGNDMGLLDFRAADKGSNVRSKSGDGMTPVGPQLIDATKVDPATLRIKATVDGKVVQDDSSSTLLFSFSHFIADLSLFMTLEPGDIILTGTPAGSSVLQPGQTVTVEVFSETDPSLTSGELTTTVVAGPALADIGSAPAADDKQRIDEWGSPEEAGLEPEFELPPNCASAS
- a CDS encoding RraA family protein; this translates as MNVAVATLSSVLRKHGYANVSIDGVHPIVVGTTIIGTARTLRYVAHRPDLFKAKGGGFNAQKRAIDTVNEGEVLVMEARGWAMAGTLGDILALRTRVRGPGRHGVSNVFYLYLRDPDGLRVEIYT
- a CDS encoding FAA hydrolase family protein; its protein translation is MLDRTAIDQIASELAEADRTRELIPRMTKRFPDATVEDSYEIQGVWRDQQIAAGRRLVGRKIGLTSKAMQAATGITEPDYGVMFDDTVYENGSIIDYNRFLNVRIEVELAFLLKAPSRAHTAQFLTYCEQPNMLFPHSRSSTRTSSLKAAPSLTQSPIMPPTAAW
- a CDS encoding FAA hydrolase family protein, whose product is MVIGGNPTKPDTVDLRWVSALLYKNETIEETGVAAGVLNHPATGVAWLANKFHQHGSRLEAGELILAGSFTRPMWVEQGDSVLCDYGPLGRCHVGSSRTPAHLRPGPCQIHSLPGGHVDQLGKHH
- a CDS encoding HpcH/HpaI aldolase family protein, with the protein product MWISSGSTINAKICAGSGPDWVLIDGEHSPLSLESIQAQLQAVAPYPATPVVRLPVNDTVLIKQYLDLGAQNLLIPMVNTADEAAKAVAATRYPPEGVRGVGSALARAARWNRVENYLTKSNDEYVSVIVQIESAQAVENVKEICATPGVDGIFIGPSDLAASMGLIGQQAHPDVVANIKKTIAAARDAGIPVGINAFDPKLAHGYIDEGTDFILVQADVAILARQSEALATTFIPIQQGEEQAGKPGEERASY